In Balaenoptera musculus isolate JJ_BM4_2016_0621 chromosome 19, mBalMus1.pri.v3, whole genome shotgun sequence, one genomic interval encodes:
- the LOC118885003 gene encoding nitric oxide synthase-interacting protein: MTRHGKNCTAGAVYTYHEKKKDTAASGYGTQNIRLSRDAVKDFDCCCLSLQPCHDPVVTPDGYLYEREAILEYILHQKKEIARQMKAYEKQRGVRREEQQELRRAAAQDQVRGFLEKEAAIVSRPLNPFTPTAASGNCPDDARPGSSAGPTGKDKDKALPSFWIPSLTPEAKATKLEKPSRIVTCPMSGKPLRMSDLTPVRFTPLDSSVDRVGLITRSERYVCAVTRDSLSNATPCAVLRPSGAVVTVECVEKLIRKDMVDPVTGEKLTDRDIIVLQRGGTGFAGSGVKLQAEKSRPVMQA, from the exons ATGACGCGCCACGGCAAGAACTGCACGGCGGGGGCCGTCTACACCTACCATGAGAAGAAGAAGGACACAG CGGCCTCAGGCTACGGCACCCAGAACATTCGACTGAGCCGGGATGCCGTCAAGGACTTCGATTGCTGCTGCCTCTCTCTGCAGCCCTGCCACGACCCTGTTGTTAC CCCCGATGGCTACCTGTATGAGCGGGAGGCAATCCTAGAGTACATTTTGCACCAGAAGAAGGAGATCGCCCGGCAGATGAag GCCTACGAGAAGCAGCGGGGCGTCCGGCGCGAGGAGCAGCAGGAGCTGCGGCGGGCGGCCGCGCAGGACCAGGTGcggggcttcctggagaaggaggcGGCCATCGTGAGCCGGCCCCTCAACCCCTTCACGCCCACGGCCGCCTCCGGGAACTGCCCCG ATGATGCCCGACCCGGGTCCAGCGCGGGCCCCACAGGCAAGGACAAGGACAAAGCGCTGCCCAGCTTCTGGATCCCGTCGCTGACCCCCGAGGCCAAGGCCACCAAGCTGGAGAAGCCG tcGCGCATCGTGACCTGCCCCATGTCCGGGAAGCCGCTGCGCATGTCCGACCTGACGCCCGTGCGCTTCACGCCGCTCGACAGCTCCGTGGACCGCGTGGGGCTCATCACGCGCAGCGAGCGCTACGTGTGCGCCGTGACCCGCGACAGCCTGAGCAACGCCACGCCATGCGCCGTCCTGCGGCCCTC TGGGGCCGTGGTCACCGTGGAGTGCGTGGAGAAGCTGATTCGCAAGGACATGGTGGACCCCGTGACCGGAGAGAAGCTCACGGACCGCGACATCATCGTGCTGCAGCGG GGCGGCACGGGCTTCGCGGGCTCTGGAGTGAAGCTGCAGGCCGAGAAGTCCCGGCCGGTGATGCAGGCCTGA
- the RCN3 gene encoding reticulocalbin-3 isoform X3, which yields MMWRPSLLLLLLLLRRGAQGKPSPDAGPHGQGRVHHAAPLSEALHDDAHGDFQYDHEAFLGREVAKEFDQLTPEESQARLGRIVDRMDRAGDGDGWVSLAELRAWIAHTQQRHIRDSVSAAWNTYDTDRDGRVGWEELRNATYGHYEPGEEFHDVEDAETYKKMLTRDERRFRMADQDGDSMATREELTAFLHPEEFPHMRDIVIAETLEDLDKNKDGYVQVDEYIADLYSAEAGEEEPAWVRTEREQFRDFRDLNKDGQLDGSEVGHWVLPPAQDQPLVEANHLLHESDTDQDGRLSKAEILGNWNMFVGSQATNYGEDLTRHHDEL from the exons ATGATGTGGCGACCGTcacttctgctgctgctgttgctgctcaGGCGCGGAGCCCAGGGAAAGCCATCCCCTGACGCCGGCCCTCATGGCCAGGGGAGGGTGCACCACGCGGCCCCCCTGAGCGAGGCCCTTCATGATGACGCTCACGGGGACTTCCAATATGATCATGAGGCTTTTCTGGGACGAGAAGTGGCCAAGGAATTCGACCAACTCACCCCAGAGGAAAGCCAAGCCCGTCTGGG GCGCATCGTGGACCGCATGGACCGCGCCGGGGACGGGGACGGCTGGGTGTCGCTGGCCGAGCTCCGCGCGTGGATCGCACACACGCAGCAGCGGCACATACGGGACTCAGTGAGCGCGGCCTGGAACACGTACGACACAGACCGTGACGGGCGTGTGGGTTGGGAGGAGCTGCGCAACGCCACCTACGGCCACTACGAGCCGG gtgaAGAATTTCACGACGTGGAGGATGCAGAGACCTACAAGAAGATGCTGACACGGGACGAGCGGCGTTTCCGGATGGCTGACCAGGATGGGGACTCAATGGCCACTCGGGAAGAGCTTACGGCCTTTTTGCATCCTGAGGAGTTCCCTCACATGCGGGACATCGTGATTGCT GAAACCCTGGAGGATCTGGACAAGAACAAAGACGGCTATGTGCAAGTGGACGAGTACATCG cgGATCTGTACTCGGCAGAGGCCGGGGAGGAGGAGCCAGCCTGGGTGCGGACGGAGCGGGAACAGTTCCGGGACTTCCGAGATCTGAACAAGGACGGGCAGCTGGATGGGAGTGAGGTGGGCCACTGGGTGCTGCCCCCTGCCCAGGACCAGCCGCTGGTGGAGGCCAACCACTTGCTGCACGAGAGTGACACGGACCAG GACGGGCGTCTGAGCAAGGCTGAGATCCTGGGCAACTGGAACATGTTCGTGGGCAGCCAGGCCACCAACTACGGCGAGGACCTGACGCGTCACCATGATGAGCTCTGA
- the RCN3 gene encoding reticulocalbin-3 isoform X1, protein MISFWPRPRPELCLGIAPRLPLESSPLAALGLMMWRPSLLLLLLLLRRGAQGKPSPDAGPHGQGRVHHAAPLSEALHDDAHGDFQYDHEAFLGREVAKEFDQLTPEESQARLGRIVDRMDRAGDGDGWVSLAELRAWIAHTQQRHIRDSVSAAWNTYDTDRDGRVGWEELRNATYGHYEPGEEFHDVEDAETYKKMLTRDERRFRMADQDGDSMATREELTAFLHPEEFPHMRDIVIAETLEDLDKNKDGYVQVDEYIADLYSAEAGEEEPAWVRTEREQFRDFRDLNKDGQLDGSEVGHWVLPPAQDQPLVEANHLLHESDTDQDGRLSKAEILGNWNMFVGSQATNYGEDLTRHHDEL, encoded by the exons ATGATTTCTTTCTGGCCACGACCCCGCCCTGAACTATGCTTGGGAATTGCGCCACGTCTCCCGCTTGAATCCTCCCCACTTGCGGCTCTG GGACTGATGATGTGGCGACCGTcacttctgctgctgctgttgctgctcaGGCGCGGAGCCCAGGGAAAGCCATCCCCTGACGCCGGCCCTCATGGCCAGGGGAGGGTGCACCACGCGGCCCCCCTGAGCGAGGCCCTTCATGATGACGCTCACGGGGACTTCCAATATGATCATGAGGCTTTTCTGGGACGAGAAGTGGCCAAGGAATTCGACCAACTCACCCCAGAGGAAAGCCAAGCCCGTCTGGG GCGCATCGTGGACCGCATGGACCGCGCCGGGGACGGGGACGGCTGGGTGTCGCTGGCCGAGCTCCGCGCGTGGATCGCACACACGCAGCAGCGGCACATACGGGACTCAGTGAGCGCGGCCTGGAACACGTACGACACAGACCGTGACGGGCGTGTGGGTTGGGAGGAGCTGCGCAACGCCACCTACGGCCACTACGAGCCGG gtgaAGAATTTCACGACGTGGAGGATGCAGAGACCTACAAGAAGATGCTGACACGGGACGAGCGGCGTTTCCGGATGGCTGACCAGGATGGGGACTCAATGGCCACTCGGGAAGAGCTTACGGCCTTTTTGCATCCTGAGGAGTTCCCTCACATGCGGGACATCGTGATTGCT GAAACCCTGGAGGATCTGGACAAGAACAAAGACGGCTATGTGCAAGTGGACGAGTACATCG cgGATCTGTACTCGGCAGAGGCCGGGGAGGAGGAGCCAGCCTGGGTGCGGACGGAGCGGGAACAGTTCCGGGACTTCCGAGATCTGAACAAGGACGGGCAGCTGGATGGGAGTGAGGTGGGCCACTGGGTGCTGCCCCCTGCCCAGGACCAGCCGCTGGTGGAGGCCAACCACTTGCTGCACGAGAGTGACACGGACCAG GACGGGCGTCTGAGCAAGGCTGAGATCCTGGGCAACTGGAACATGTTCGTGGGCAGCCAGGCCACCAACTACGGCGAGGACCTGACGCGTCACCATGATGAGCTCTGA
- the RCN3 gene encoding reticulocalbin-3 isoform X2, translated as MISFWPRPRPELCLGIAPRLPLESSPLAALGLMMWRPSLLLLLLLLRRGAQGKPSPDAGPHGQGRVHHAAPLSEALHDDAHGDFQYDHEAFLGREVAKEFDQLTPEESQARLGRIVDRMDRAGDGDGWVSLAELRAWIAHTQQRHIRDSVSAAWNTYDTDRDGRVGWEELRNATYGHYEPGEEFHDVEDAETYKKMLTRDERRFRMADQDGDSMATREELTAFLHPEEFPHMRDIVIAETLEDLDKNKDGYVQVDEYIEAGEEEPAWVRTEREQFRDFRDLNKDGQLDGSEVGHWVLPPAQDQPLVEANHLLHESDTDQDGRLSKAEILGNWNMFVGSQATNYGEDLTRHHDEL; from the exons ATGATTTCTTTCTGGCCACGACCCCGCCCTGAACTATGCTTGGGAATTGCGCCACGTCTCCCGCTTGAATCCTCCCCACTTGCGGCTCTG GGACTGATGATGTGGCGACCGTcacttctgctgctgctgttgctgctcaGGCGCGGAGCCCAGGGAAAGCCATCCCCTGACGCCGGCCCTCATGGCCAGGGGAGGGTGCACCACGCGGCCCCCCTGAGCGAGGCCCTTCATGATGACGCTCACGGGGACTTCCAATATGATCATGAGGCTTTTCTGGGACGAGAAGTGGCCAAGGAATTCGACCAACTCACCCCAGAGGAAAGCCAAGCCCGTCTGGG GCGCATCGTGGACCGCATGGACCGCGCCGGGGACGGGGACGGCTGGGTGTCGCTGGCCGAGCTCCGCGCGTGGATCGCACACACGCAGCAGCGGCACATACGGGACTCAGTGAGCGCGGCCTGGAACACGTACGACACAGACCGTGACGGGCGTGTGGGTTGGGAGGAGCTGCGCAACGCCACCTACGGCCACTACGAGCCGG gtgaAGAATTTCACGACGTGGAGGATGCAGAGACCTACAAGAAGATGCTGACACGGGACGAGCGGCGTTTCCGGATGGCTGACCAGGATGGGGACTCAATGGCCACTCGGGAAGAGCTTACGGCCTTTTTGCATCCTGAGGAGTTCCCTCACATGCGGGACATCGTGATTGCT GAAACCCTGGAGGATCTGGACAAGAACAAAGACGGCTATGTGCAAGTGGACGAGTACATCG AGGCCGGGGAGGAGGAGCCAGCCTGGGTGCGGACGGAGCGGGAACAGTTCCGGGACTTCCGAGATCTGAACAAGGACGGGCAGCTGGATGGGAGTGAGGTGGGCCACTGGGTGCTGCCCCCTGCCCAGGACCAGCCGCTGGTGGAGGCCAACCACTTGCTGCACGAGAGTGACACGGACCAG GACGGGCGTCTGAGCAAGGCTGAGATCCTGGGCAACTGGAACATGTTCGTGGGCAGCCAGGCCACCAACTACGGCGAGGACCTGACGCGTCACCATGATGAGCTCTGA
- the RCN3 gene encoding reticulocalbin-3 isoform X4, whose protein sequence is MMWRPSLLLLLLLLRRGAQGKPSPDAGPHGQGRVHHAAPLSEALHDDAHGDFQYDHEAFLGREVAKEFDQLTPEESQARLGRIVDRMDRAGDGDGWVSLAELRAWIAHTQQRHIRDSVSAAWNTYDTDRDGRVGWEELRNATYGHYEPGEEFHDVEDAETYKKMLTRDERRFRMADQDGDSMATREELTAFLHPEEFPHMRDIVIAETLEDLDKNKDGYVQVDEYIEAGEEEPAWVRTEREQFRDFRDLNKDGQLDGSEVGHWVLPPAQDQPLVEANHLLHESDTDQDGRLSKAEILGNWNMFVGSQATNYGEDLTRHHDEL, encoded by the exons ATGATGTGGCGACCGTcacttctgctgctgctgttgctgctcaGGCGCGGAGCCCAGGGAAAGCCATCCCCTGACGCCGGCCCTCATGGCCAGGGGAGGGTGCACCACGCGGCCCCCCTGAGCGAGGCCCTTCATGATGACGCTCACGGGGACTTCCAATATGATCATGAGGCTTTTCTGGGACGAGAAGTGGCCAAGGAATTCGACCAACTCACCCCAGAGGAAAGCCAAGCCCGTCTGGG GCGCATCGTGGACCGCATGGACCGCGCCGGGGACGGGGACGGCTGGGTGTCGCTGGCCGAGCTCCGCGCGTGGATCGCACACACGCAGCAGCGGCACATACGGGACTCAGTGAGCGCGGCCTGGAACACGTACGACACAGACCGTGACGGGCGTGTGGGTTGGGAGGAGCTGCGCAACGCCACCTACGGCCACTACGAGCCGG gtgaAGAATTTCACGACGTGGAGGATGCAGAGACCTACAAGAAGATGCTGACACGGGACGAGCGGCGTTTCCGGATGGCTGACCAGGATGGGGACTCAATGGCCACTCGGGAAGAGCTTACGGCCTTTTTGCATCCTGAGGAGTTCCCTCACATGCGGGACATCGTGATTGCT GAAACCCTGGAGGATCTGGACAAGAACAAAGACGGCTATGTGCAAGTGGACGAGTACATCG AGGCCGGGGAGGAGGAGCCAGCCTGGGTGCGGACGGAGCGGGAACAGTTCCGGGACTTCCGAGATCTGAACAAGGACGGGCAGCTGGATGGGAGTGAGGTGGGCCACTGGGTGCTGCCCCCTGCCCAGGACCAGCCGCTGGTGGAGGCCAACCACTTGCTGCACGAGAGTGACACGGACCAG GACGGGCGTCTGAGCAAGGCTGAGATCCTGGGCAACTGGAACATGTTCGTGGGCAGCCAGGCCACCAACTACGGCGAGGACCTGACGCGTCACCATGATGAGCTCTGA
- the FCGRT gene encoding IgG receptor FcRn large subunit p51 isoform X1, translated as MRVRRPQPWGLGLLLVLLPGTLSAGTPAHLLSSPVSPAESHRSLLYHFTAVSAPASGTPAFWVSGWLGPQQYLSYNNLRAEAEPYGAWVWESQVSWYWEKETTDLRNKEKLFLEALQVLGEGGPYTLQGLLGCELGPDNVSVPVAKFALNGEEFMIFDPKMGTWDGDWPESQTIGIKWTQQPEAVNKEKTFLLYSCPHRLLGHLERGRGNLEWKEPPSMRLKARPGSPGFSVLTCSAFSFYPPELQLRFVRNGMAAGSGEGDIGPNGDGSFHAWSSLTVKSGDEHHYRCVVQHAGLAQPLTVELESPAKSSVPVVGIVIGFLLLMTVAAGGALLWRRMRKGLPAPWISFRGDDVGALLPTPGLSKEAES; from the exons ATGCGGGTCCGCCGGCCTCAGCCCTGGGGGCTCGGTCTGCTGCTCGTCCTCCTGCCTGGGACGTTGAGTGCAG GTACCCCGGCCCATCTGCTCTCTTCACCTGTGTCTCCGGCAGAGAGCCATCGCTCCCTCCTGTACCACTTCACCGCCGTGTCCGCCCCTGCCTCGGGGACTCCTGCCTTCTGGGTATCGGGCTGGCTGGGTCCACAGCAGTACCTGAGCTACAATAATCTGCGGGCTGAGGCTGAGCCCTACGGCGCTTGGGTCTGGGAAAGCCAGGTGTCCTGGTATTGGGAGAAAGAGACCACAGACCTGAGGAACAAGGAGAAGCTCTTCCTCGAAGCTCTCCAAGTTTTAGGGGAAGGAG GTCCCTACACCCTGCAGGGCCTGTTGGGCTGCGAGTTGGGCCCTGACAATGTCTCGGTGCCTGTGGCCAAGTTTGCCCTGAATGGCGAGGAGTTCATGATATTTGACCCCAAGATGGGCACCTGGGATGGGGACTGGCCTGAGTCCCAGACCATCGGTATCAAGTGGACGCAGCAGCCTGAGGCAGTCAACAAGGAGAAGACCTTCCTGCTCTACTCCTGCCCCCACCGGCTGCTGGGGCATCTGGAGAGGGGCCGAGGCAATCTGGAGTGGAAGG AGCCACCCTCCATGCGCCTGAAGGCCCGACCGGGCAGCCCTGGCTTTTCTGTGCTCACCTGCAGTGCCTTCTCCTTCTACCCACCCGAGCTGCAGCTGCGATTCGTACGGAATGGGATGGCAGCTGGCTCTGGTGAGGGTGACATTGGCCCCAACGGTGACGGCTCCTTCCACGCCTGGTCATCGCTAACAGTCAAGAGTGGCGACGAGCACCACTACCGCTGCGTGGTGCAGCACGCAGGGCTGGCCCAGCCCCTCACTGTGGAGCTGG AATCACCAGCCAAGTCCTCGGTGCCAGTGGTTGGAATCGTCATCGGCTTCTTACTGCTCATGACAGTGGCTGCAGGAGGAGCTCTTCTGtggaggaggatgaggaagggGCTGCCAG cCCCTTGGATCTCTTTCCGTGGGGACGACGTAGGGGCCCTCCTACCCACTCCTGGCCTGTCCAAGGAAGCTGAATCTTAG
- the FCGRT gene encoding IgG receptor FcRn large subunit p51 isoform X2, whose protein sequence is MRVRRPQPWGLGLLLVLLPGTLSAESHRSLLYHFTAVSAPASGTPAFWVSGWLGPQQYLSYNNLRAEAEPYGAWVWESQVSWYWEKETTDLRNKEKLFLEALQVLGEGGPYTLQGLLGCELGPDNVSVPVAKFALNGEEFMIFDPKMGTWDGDWPESQTIGIKWTQQPEAVNKEKTFLLYSCPHRLLGHLERGRGNLEWKEPPSMRLKARPGSPGFSVLTCSAFSFYPPELQLRFVRNGMAAGSGEGDIGPNGDGSFHAWSSLTVKSGDEHHYRCVVQHAGLAQPLTVELESPAKSSVPVVGIVIGFLLLMTVAAGGALLWRRMRKGLPAPWISFRGDDVGALLPTPGLSKEAES, encoded by the exons ATGCGGGTCCGCCGGCCTCAGCCCTGGGGGCTCGGTCTGCTGCTCGTCCTCCTGCCTGGGACGTTGAGTGCAG AGAGCCATCGCTCCCTCCTGTACCACTTCACCGCCGTGTCCGCCCCTGCCTCGGGGACTCCTGCCTTCTGGGTATCGGGCTGGCTGGGTCCACAGCAGTACCTGAGCTACAATAATCTGCGGGCTGAGGCTGAGCCCTACGGCGCTTGGGTCTGGGAAAGCCAGGTGTCCTGGTATTGGGAGAAAGAGACCACAGACCTGAGGAACAAGGAGAAGCTCTTCCTCGAAGCTCTCCAAGTTTTAGGGGAAGGAG GTCCCTACACCCTGCAGGGCCTGTTGGGCTGCGAGTTGGGCCCTGACAATGTCTCGGTGCCTGTGGCCAAGTTTGCCCTGAATGGCGAGGAGTTCATGATATTTGACCCCAAGATGGGCACCTGGGATGGGGACTGGCCTGAGTCCCAGACCATCGGTATCAAGTGGACGCAGCAGCCTGAGGCAGTCAACAAGGAGAAGACCTTCCTGCTCTACTCCTGCCCCCACCGGCTGCTGGGGCATCTGGAGAGGGGCCGAGGCAATCTGGAGTGGAAGG AGCCACCCTCCATGCGCCTGAAGGCCCGACCGGGCAGCCCTGGCTTTTCTGTGCTCACCTGCAGTGCCTTCTCCTTCTACCCACCCGAGCTGCAGCTGCGATTCGTACGGAATGGGATGGCAGCTGGCTCTGGTGAGGGTGACATTGGCCCCAACGGTGACGGCTCCTTCCACGCCTGGTCATCGCTAACAGTCAAGAGTGGCGACGAGCACCACTACCGCTGCGTGGTGCAGCACGCAGGGCTGGCCCAGCCCCTCACTGTGGAGCTGG AATCACCAGCCAAGTCCTCGGTGCCAGTGGTTGGAATCGTCATCGGCTTCTTACTGCTCATGACAGTGGCTGCAGGAGGAGCTCTTCTGtggaggaggatgaggaagggGCTGCCAG cCCCTTGGATCTCTTTCCGTGGGGACGACGTAGGGGCCCTCCTACCCACTCCTGGCCTGTCCAAGGAAGCTGAATCTTAG
- the FCGRT gene encoding IgG receptor FcRn large subunit p51 isoform X4, whose translation MRVRRPQPWGLGLLLVLLPGTLSAESHRSLLYHFTAVSAPASGTPAFWVSGWLGPQQYLSYNNLRAEAEPYGAWVWESQVSWYWEKETTDLRNKEKLFLEALQVLGEGGPYTLQGLLGCELGPDNVSVPVAKFALNGEEFMIFDPKMGTWDGDWPESQTIGIKWTQQPEAVNKEKTFLLYSCPHRLLGHLERGRGNLEWKEPPSMRLKARPGSPGFSVLTCSAFSFYPPELQLRFVRNGMAAGSGEGDIGPNGDGSFHAWSSLTVKSGDEHHYRCVVQHAGLAQPLTVELAPWISFRGDDVGALLPTPGLSKEAES comes from the exons ATGCGGGTCCGCCGGCCTCAGCCCTGGGGGCTCGGTCTGCTGCTCGTCCTCCTGCCTGGGACGTTGAGTGCAG AGAGCCATCGCTCCCTCCTGTACCACTTCACCGCCGTGTCCGCCCCTGCCTCGGGGACTCCTGCCTTCTGGGTATCGGGCTGGCTGGGTCCACAGCAGTACCTGAGCTACAATAATCTGCGGGCTGAGGCTGAGCCCTACGGCGCTTGGGTCTGGGAAAGCCAGGTGTCCTGGTATTGGGAGAAAGAGACCACAGACCTGAGGAACAAGGAGAAGCTCTTCCTCGAAGCTCTCCAAGTTTTAGGGGAAGGAG GTCCCTACACCCTGCAGGGCCTGTTGGGCTGCGAGTTGGGCCCTGACAATGTCTCGGTGCCTGTGGCCAAGTTTGCCCTGAATGGCGAGGAGTTCATGATATTTGACCCCAAGATGGGCACCTGGGATGGGGACTGGCCTGAGTCCCAGACCATCGGTATCAAGTGGACGCAGCAGCCTGAGGCAGTCAACAAGGAGAAGACCTTCCTGCTCTACTCCTGCCCCCACCGGCTGCTGGGGCATCTGGAGAGGGGCCGAGGCAATCTGGAGTGGAAGG AGCCACCCTCCATGCGCCTGAAGGCCCGACCGGGCAGCCCTGGCTTTTCTGTGCTCACCTGCAGTGCCTTCTCCTTCTACCCACCCGAGCTGCAGCTGCGATTCGTACGGAATGGGATGGCAGCTGGCTCTGGTGAGGGTGACATTGGCCCCAACGGTGACGGCTCCTTCCACGCCTGGTCATCGCTAACAGTCAAGAGTGGCGACGAGCACCACTACCGCTGCGTGGTGCAGCACGCAGGGCTGGCCCAGCCCCTCACTGTGGAGCTGG cCCCTTGGATCTCTTTCCGTGGGGACGACGTAGGGGCCCTCCTACCCACTCCTGGCCTGTCCAAGGAAGCTGAATCTTAG
- the FCGRT gene encoding IgG receptor FcRn large subunit p51 isoform X3, giving the protein MRVRRPQPWGLGLLLVLLPGTLSAGTPAHLLSSPVSPAESHRSLLYHFTAVSAPASGTPAFWVSGWLGPQQYLSYNNLRAEAEPYGAWVWESQVSWYWEKETTDLRNKEKLFLEALQVLGEGGPYTLQGLLGCELGPDNVSVPVAKFALNGEEFMIFDPKMGTWDGDWPESQTIGIKWTQQPEAVNKEKTFLLYSCPHRLLGHLERGRGNLEWKEPPSMRLKARPGSPGFSVLTCSAFSFYPPELQLRFVRNGMAAGSGEGDIGPNGDGSFHAWSSLTVKSGDEHHYRCVVQHAGLAQPLTVELAPWISFRGDDVGALLPTPGLSKEAES; this is encoded by the exons ATGCGGGTCCGCCGGCCTCAGCCCTGGGGGCTCGGTCTGCTGCTCGTCCTCCTGCCTGGGACGTTGAGTGCAG GTACCCCGGCCCATCTGCTCTCTTCACCTGTGTCTCCGGCAGAGAGCCATCGCTCCCTCCTGTACCACTTCACCGCCGTGTCCGCCCCTGCCTCGGGGACTCCTGCCTTCTGGGTATCGGGCTGGCTGGGTCCACAGCAGTACCTGAGCTACAATAATCTGCGGGCTGAGGCTGAGCCCTACGGCGCTTGGGTCTGGGAAAGCCAGGTGTCCTGGTATTGGGAGAAAGAGACCACAGACCTGAGGAACAAGGAGAAGCTCTTCCTCGAAGCTCTCCAAGTTTTAGGGGAAGGAG GTCCCTACACCCTGCAGGGCCTGTTGGGCTGCGAGTTGGGCCCTGACAATGTCTCGGTGCCTGTGGCCAAGTTTGCCCTGAATGGCGAGGAGTTCATGATATTTGACCCCAAGATGGGCACCTGGGATGGGGACTGGCCTGAGTCCCAGACCATCGGTATCAAGTGGACGCAGCAGCCTGAGGCAGTCAACAAGGAGAAGACCTTCCTGCTCTACTCCTGCCCCCACCGGCTGCTGGGGCATCTGGAGAGGGGCCGAGGCAATCTGGAGTGGAAGG AGCCACCCTCCATGCGCCTGAAGGCCCGACCGGGCAGCCCTGGCTTTTCTGTGCTCACCTGCAGTGCCTTCTCCTTCTACCCACCCGAGCTGCAGCTGCGATTCGTACGGAATGGGATGGCAGCTGGCTCTGGTGAGGGTGACATTGGCCCCAACGGTGACGGCTCCTTCCACGCCTGGTCATCGCTAACAGTCAAGAGTGGCGACGAGCACCACTACCGCTGCGTGGTGCAGCACGCAGGGCTGGCCCAGCCCCTCACTGTGGAGCTGG cCCCTTGGATCTCTTTCCGTGGGGACGACGTAGGGGCCCTCCTACCCACTCCTGGCCTGTCCAAGGAAGCTGAATCTTAG